The following proteins come from a genomic window of Pseudomonas sp. J452:
- a CDS encoding GNAT family N-acetyltransferase, whose protein sequence is MRIVQATLEHLDLLTPLFIKYREFYGELPLPDSSRKFLENRLSRKESVIYLALADDEDKALGYCQLFPSFSSLSLKRVWILNDIFVAEDARRMLVADRLLQTAKQMAKSTNAVRMRVASSVNFDTAHKTYQSIGFREDTEFKNFVLPLDED, encoded by the coding sequence ATGCGCATCGTCCAAGCCACCCTGGAGCATCTGGACCTGCTGACTCCGCTGTTCATCAAGTACCGTGAGTTCTATGGCGAGCTGCCACTGCCGGACTCGTCGCGCAAGTTCCTGGAGAACCGCCTCAGCCGCAAGGAATCGGTGATCTACCTGGCCCTGGCCGACGACGAGGACAAGGCGCTCGGCTACTGCCAGCTGTTCCCCAGCTTCTCTTCGCTGTCGCTCAAGCGCGTGTGGATCCTCAACGACATCTTCGTCGCCGAAGACGCCCGCCGCATGCTAGTCGCCGACCGCCTGCTGCAGACCGCCAAGCAGATGGCCAAGAGCACCAACGCCGTGCGCATGCGTGTCGCCTCCAGCGTCAACTTCGATACTGCGCACAAGACCTACCAGTCGATCGGTTTCCGCGAGGACACCGAGTTCAAGAATTTCGTCCTGCCCCTCGACGAAGACTGA